A single region of the Anaerolineales bacterium genome encodes:
- a CDS encoding nitroreductase family protein has translation MRGSEFRRWVAARRSVRRFRATPIPEETLKALLDAACQAPSAHNRQPWRFAVVTGSQARQHLAASMADKHRADMLADGRDPSSVEPRVEARRQRLVQAPACIVVCLSMREMDLYPDPERQASERTMAVQSAALAGGHLLLAAHAHGLGACWLCAPLFAPEIVRRVLDLPQDWEPQAVLVVGEPDETPADPGRRPLDEVVVWR, from the coding sequence ATGCGCGGGTCCGAGTTCCGTCGCTGGGTGGCCGCACGCCGTTCGGTGCGCCGCTTCCGGGCTACCCCCATTCCCGAGGAGACTCTGAAGGCGCTGCTGGATGCTGCCTGTCAGGCGCCCTCGGCGCACAACCGGCAGCCCTGGCGGTTCGCGGTGGTGACCGGAAGCCAGGCGCGCCAGCATCTGGCGGCGTCCATGGCGGATAAGCATCGGGCAGACATGCTGGCCGACGGGCGCGACCCGTCCTCGGTTGAGCCCCGGGTCGAGGCCCGCAGACAGCGGCTGGTGCAGGCGCCGGCGTGCATCGTGGTCTGCCTCAGCATGCGTGAGATGGATTTGTATCCCGATCCCGAACGTCAGGCCAGTGAGCGCACCATGGCGGTGCAGAGCGCAGCCCTGGCAGGGGGACATCTCCTGCTCGCAGCCCACGCTCATGGCCTGGGGGCCTGCTGGCTGTGCGCGCCGCTCTTCGCCCCTGAGATCGTGCGGCGCGTCCTCGACCTGCCGCAGGATTGGGAGCCGCAGGCCGTGCTCGTCGTCGGAGAACCAGACGAAACCCCGGCCGACCCCGGCCGCCGGCCGCTGGATGAGGTCGTAGTCTGGCGATGA